The following proteins are co-located in the Anas platyrhynchos isolate ZD024472 breed Pekin duck chromosome 1, IASCAAS_PekinDuck_T2T, whole genome shotgun sequence genome:
- the PSPC1 gene encoding paraspeckle component 1 isoform X2, producing the protein MAANRNLKQVRIENSSPAAPLGMVGGGGGGLKGLRGLEAESEAAAAAAMALVPGKEAGDEEQEGGFTIDIKSFLKPGEKSYTQRCRLFVGNLPTDITEEDFKRLFERYGEPSEVFINRDRGFGFIRLESRTLAEIAKAELDGTILKSRPLRIRFATHGAALTVKNLSPVVSNELLEQAFSQFGPVERAVVVVDDRGRATGKGFVEFAAKPPARKALERCSDGAFLLTTTPRPVVVEPMEQFDDEDGLPEKLMQKTQQYHKEREQPPRFAQPGTFEFEYASRWKALDEMEKQQREQVDRNIREAKEKLEAEMEAARHEHQLMLMRQDLMRRQEELRRLEELRNQELQKRKQIQLRHEEEHRRREEEMLRQREQEELRRQQEGGFKPNFMDNLLDLSLTRSLYMYLYRLRRD; encoded by the exons ATGGCCGCGAATCGCAACCTGAAGCAAGTGAGGATCGAGAATAGCTCGCCGGCGGCGCCGCTGGGCATGgtggggggcggcggcggcggcctgAAGGGCTTGCGAGGCCTGGAAGCGGAgagcgaggcggcggcggcggccgccatGGCGCTGGTGCCggggaaggaggctggggacGAGGAGCAGGAGGGTGGCTTCACCATCGATATCAAGAGCTTCCTCAAGCCGGGCGAGAAGAGCTACACGCAGCGCTGCCGGCTCTTCGTGGGCAACCTGCCGACCGACATCACCGAGGAGGATTTCAAGCGGCTCTTCGAGCGCTACGGGGAGCCCAGCGAGGTCTTCATCAACCGGGACCGCGGCTTCGGCTTCATCCGCCTG GAATCTAGGACACTGGCTGAAATAGCAAAGGCAGAACTTGATGGTACAATTTTGAAGAGCAGACCACTTCGAATTCGATTTGCTACACATGGAGCTGCCCTAACAGTCAAGAATCTTTCACCTGTGGTTTCTAATGAGCTGCTGGAACAAGCTTTCTCTCAATTTGGGCCAGTGGAAAGAGCTGTTGTTGTAGTAGATGATCGTGGCAGAGCTACAGGAAAAGGTTTCGTAGAATTTGCAGCAAAACCTCCAGCACGGAAAGCTCTAGAAAGATGCAGTGATGGGGCATTCTTGCTAACAAC AACACCTCGACCTGTTGTTGTAGAACCAATGGAGCAATTTGATGATGAAGATGGGCTTCCAGAGAAGCTAAtgcaaaaaacacaacaatatcACAA GGAAAGAGAACAGCCTCCGCGTTTTGCTCAACCTGGAACATTTGAGTTTGAGTATGCTTCACGTTGGAAGGCTCTTGATGAGATGGAAAAGCAACAGCGTGAACAGGTTGACAGGAACATTAGAGAAGCCAAAGAGAAACTAGAGGCAGAAATGGAAGCAGCTAGACATGAGCATCAGCTAATGCTGATGAGGCAAG ATCTCATGCGACGCCAAGAAGAATTGAGGCGTTTGGAAGAACTTCGGAATCAAGAACTTCAAAAACGCAAGCAGATACAATTGAG GCATGAGGAAGAACATCGACGACGTGAAGAAGAGATGCTACGGCAGAGGGAACAGGAGGAACTGAGACGACAGCAGGAGGGAGGATTTAAGCCAAATTTCATGGATAAT
- the PSPC1 gene encoding paraspeckle component 1 isoform X3: MAANRNLKQVRIENSSPAAPLGMVGGGGGGLKGLRGLEAESEAAAAAAMALVPGKEAGDEEQEGGFTIDIKSFLKPGEKSYTQRCRLFVGNLPTDITEEDFKRLFERYGEPSEVFINRDRGFGFIRLESRTLAEIAKAELDGTILKSRPLRIRFATHGAALTVKNLSPVVSNELLEQAFSQFGPVERAVVVVDDRGRATGKGFVEFAAKPPARKALERCSDGAFLLTTTPRPVVVEPMEQFDDEDGLPEKLMQKTQQYHKEREQPPRFAQPGTFEFEYASRWKALDEMEKQQREQVDRNIREAKEKLEAEMEAARHEHQLMLMRQDLMRRQEELRRLEELRNQELQKRKQIQLRHEEEHRRREEEMLRQREQEELRRQQEGGFKPNFMDNVQLDA; the protein is encoded by the exons ATGGCCGCGAATCGCAACCTGAAGCAAGTGAGGATCGAGAATAGCTCGCCGGCGGCGCCGCTGGGCATGgtggggggcggcggcggcggcctgAAGGGCTTGCGAGGCCTGGAAGCGGAgagcgaggcggcggcggcggccgccatGGCGCTGGTGCCggggaaggaggctggggacGAGGAGCAGGAGGGTGGCTTCACCATCGATATCAAGAGCTTCCTCAAGCCGGGCGAGAAGAGCTACACGCAGCGCTGCCGGCTCTTCGTGGGCAACCTGCCGACCGACATCACCGAGGAGGATTTCAAGCGGCTCTTCGAGCGCTACGGGGAGCCCAGCGAGGTCTTCATCAACCGGGACCGCGGCTTCGGCTTCATCCGCCTG GAATCTAGGACACTGGCTGAAATAGCAAAGGCAGAACTTGATGGTACAATTTTGAAGAGCAGACCACTTCGAATTCGATTTGCTACACATGGAGCTGCCCTAACAGTCAAGAATCTTTCACCTGTGGTTTCTAATGAGCTGCTGGAACAAGCTTTCTCTCAATTTGGGCCAGTGGAAAGAGCTGTTGTTGTAGTAGATGATCGTGGCAGAGCTACAGGAAAAGGTTTCGTAGAATTTGCAGCAAAACCTCCAGCACGGAAAGCTCTAGAAAGATGCAGTGATGGGGCATTCTTGCTAACAAC AACACCTCGACCTGTTGTTGTAGAACCAATGGAGCAATTTGATGATGAAGATGGGCTTCCAGAGAAGCTAAtgcaaaaaacacaacaatatcACAA GGAAAGAGAACAGCCTCCGCGTTTTGCTCAACCTGGAACATTTGAGTTTGAGTATGCTTCACGTTGGAAGGCTCTTGATGAGATGGAAAAGCAACAGCGTGAACAGGTTGACAGGAACATTAGAGAAGCCAAAGAGAAACTAGAGGCAGAAATGGAAGCAGCTAGACATGAGCATCAGCTAATGCTGATGAGGCAAG ATCTCATGCGACGCCAAGAAGAATTGAGGCGTTTGGAAGAACTTCGGAATCAAGAACTTCAAAAACGCAAGCAGATACAATTGAG GCATGAGGAAGAACATCGACGACGTGAAGAAGAGATGCTACGGCAGAGGGAACAGGAGGAACTGAGACGACAGCAGGAGGGAGGATTTAAGCCAAATTTCATGGATAAT